The Carnobacterium divergens nucleotide sequence AACAGGAACAGGAAAAGAATTATTAGCCAGCGATGAAGTTCAAAAAGCTTATCTAGGAGGGTAACCAATGGATGTCCATACGTATATGTCAAAAGAAGTGATTACCATTTCGCAAGATACAAAAATTTTAGAAGCATTGGATGTGATGAAGGCCCATAAAATCCATCGCTTGCCAGTAGTTGAAAAGGGGCAGTTAATTGGGTTAGTAACAGAAGGTGTAATTCAACAAAATTCACCATCTACTGCAACCAGCTTAAGCATTCATGAATTAAACTATCTGTTGACTAAAACGACGGTTAAGGAAATTATGCTAACCGATGTTCAAACGATTTCCCCAAATGCTTTACTAGAAGAGGCTGCGGTAAGAATGCGAGAGAATCAGATTAGTGTCTTACCAGTCGTTGAAAACCAAAATCAAGTAGTGGGAATCATCACAGAAAAGGATATTTTTGATGCATTTATTGATTTACTAGGTTATTACAATCAAGGCTGTCGCGTTGTAGTAGATATTCCAGAAGATCATACTGGTATTTTAGAAAACATTACTCACTTATTTGCCACAGAAAAGATGAGTATCGATCAAATTGCCGTATATCGTAAGACTGGGTTAACGCAAGTCGTGATTCAAGTGGCAAGTACCGATGATGCGAAAATTAAAGAGATGTTAACCCAGCAGCACTACCATGTAAGTTCGTGTCTTTTGAAAAATGGAAAATAAACTAAAAATCATAGGATGTATCGGTCTCGCACCAATACATCCTATGATTTTTTAGTTTTATTCAAAGTCGTAATGTAATCCCCATCGTTCACGAACGGTATCCATTATAGTTAAGACATCGTATGAAAGTGGTAAGAAAGGATCTTTTTTATTTGCTAATATCCAATCTGTCAGGGCAGTAGCCTCGTAATTTAACGCCTCTCCACTATTTCCAGCTTCAATAAGTTCTGTTTTTCCATCAGGTCGAGTTAATGTCGCTGACGTTGCACGAGGGTAATCATCTACAGTGATGTACCCATCTTCGCAAGCGATGATCCCACGTTTTGGCATTTTCGCACGGAAGGTAAGTGAGACAACAGCCATCTCATTGTCTTTATTTTTTAAAATAATCCCTGATTGCTCATCTACTCCTGTTTCAAATAGATTCATAGTAGTTAAGATTTCATGTGGCTGACTATTTAAAAAGAAACGAGTAAAAGATAATGCATAGGTGCCGATATCAAGTAAAGCACCACCAGCGAGGGCTTTATTGTAAAAACGATTAGTAGGATCAGTTTCCTTTAAGCTACCAAATGACACTTGAAGCATTTTTAATTTTCCAATGGTTCCACCATCTATAAGTTCTTTTAATTTATGGTAAAGCGGCATATGGTAAATCGTCATAGCTTCTGATAAAATCAAGTGTTTTTCAGCTGCCAAATCCATAGCGGCTTTTAATTGTGTGCCATTCATTGTAATGGCTTTTTCACAAAGAACGTGTTTGCCTGCCTGAAGACTCTTCATAATCAAGTCGTAGTGATGACTGTGGGGTGTTGCAATGTACACGATGTCGATGGCTTGATCATTTAATAGTTCGTCGTAATTGCCATAAGCGTTTTCAATTTGATGCTTTTCTGTAAATGCTTTTGCTTTTTCAAGAGAACGTGACCCCGCTGCATAAAGCGTAGCGTTTGGTGCCTTAAAGCTAGTGGCAAAGCTACTTGCGATATCCCCTAAACCTAGTATTGCCCAGTTGACTGTTTTCAATATAAAAACCTCCTAAGAATGAAGATAAATCAATCATCTTTCAGCATCATTGTAACAAAAGAACTAGTTAATTCATAGTATAAAAAATGGGCTGAATCATTCCTTTTTCAATAATCAATTAAAGAAATTACTAAAATCGTCTTGATTTTCTCAAAAACGATTTTCTTATAGTGTCTCATAGGTTAGAATAGAAATGAAGGGGTTGAAGGTGAATGACAACATGGGAGAAGTTTAGACAAAATGCGTCACTAAGACGTTTTGTCGTTTTTTTAGTAATTTGTTTGGTTTTGTACTTAATTAAAGAAGTTTTAAGTTTGATTTTATTAACTTTTATTTTCACCTATTTAGTAATGCGGTTAGTAAAATCAATTCAAAAACGAGTTAAAATATCCCCTAAGATTATTGTGGTGGTTACGTATTTATTGATTGTTTCTTTATTTTATTTTGCAGTGACACACTACGTACCAAAACTAATTTCTCAAACGGGACAAATGATTGAATCAGTTTACCATTTTTATGAAAAACCACATAATAATAGTGTGATTTTAGATTGGATCGGTCGAAATTTAGATAGTGCAGAAATAAAAGATCAAGTGAAATCGGGAATTGCATTGATCTTTAGTTATATTACAAGCATTGGCTCAATGAGTTTAACGTTCGTTTTATCTTTCATTTTAAGCTTTTTCTTTTCAGTAGAAGAAGAGCGTGTTGCGAGTTTTAGTAAGTTATTTTTCAAAAGTAAAATTGGGTGGTTTGCTAAGGACGTCGCTTATTTAGGTGGGAAATTTATTGATACTTTTGGAGTTGTGATTGAAGCGCAATTCTTAATTGCGATTGTGAATACAGTGATTACGATGATAGGGTTATACATTTTAGGCTTTCCTCAATTATTAACATTGGCGATTATGGTCTTTATTTTAAGTCTAATTCCAGTAGCTGGAGCCTTTATCTCTTGTATTCCTTTAAGTCTGATTGCCTATACAGTTGGTGGTTTCCAAGATGTGCTTTATGTCCTAGGTATGATTTGTATCGTGCACATGCTTGAATCCTATGTCTTAAATCCTAAATTAATGTCTTCAAAAACAGAGCTTCCTATTTTTTATACCTTTATTATTTTAATGTTTTCTGAACGATTCTTTGGAGTCTGGGGATTGATAGTTGGAATTCCAATTTTCATTTTCTTATTAGACTTACTGGATGTAAAAACGATTCGCCGTAAACTGACTAAAAAAGAAAGTTTCTGAAGTTTCTAATTTTTATTTACAGCTATTAAATAAAGTGAAAGTCCAAGTTAGTAAGTGAACCATTCTTACTAGCTCGGGCTTTTTTGTTTTATTAAAAATATATAATGAATTCCCCTTAAAAAGAATTTAATTAATTTTAGTACAACTATTTTAATTCTTGTTGATTTATGTTTAAATAATAAAGAACGACAGTTTTTTTTAGTTGTTAAAGGAAGGTTTTTTTAATGGGAATAATTCAAAGTACCTTAAGACAAAAGTATTTTTTAGTAAGTGAGCTAAAAACGCTATACAATTATCCTTATTTACTCAAGCTAGTTTAAGTTCAAAAACGTCACCTACGAATGTATAAAATAGGAAGAAAACTATGGATAAATACAAGGAAATTTTCATAAATTCACTCGACCACTATTCATCAAATAGTCGGAGAAAACGTTGTTAATAGAAAAAACCGAGAAAAGGAAGGATTATCCATTATGCAGATGAAAAAGAAATTGATAGTAGTTATGATTGTAGGCATACTATTCATGCTGTCGATTATAGTAGGAAGAAAGTATTTGGATAAAAAATCAGCAGAAAAAGAATATCAAAATGGCGTGGAATTAATTCAAAATTACGTAACAGATTACCTAGTCCACAACTACGAAGGTATTGAAAAAATTGAATGGCAAGGTGTTGGAATTGAGTGGCGAAATTCACCAATATACGGGACGTCACTGTTTGGAAATTATGTAAATAGTAAAGTAAAGATATTTGTTTCTAAAGATAATTATTTTACTGTAAGATTTACTCTGACAGATGAAACTGACTATGACAATGTCTTAAAAAGATATGTTGAATCAAACTCTTTAAATCCTGAAAATACAGATTTTTCTATTAAATCAGATTTAGAAAATACAATCTACAGCTTGAGTCAAGTTGAAAAAGAAGAGTTTAATAAATTAAAAAAATCTAGTAAGGGAAGTCAAGATGCTAAGGTGGTTTATAATTTAAGCATTCATGAATTGAAACATTAGGAGATTTGAGTTTATGAGTAACGAAATCACTATATAAATTGGAAGTAGCCAAGTTAATTTTTGAAAAATTGGGTGCATACTAATCTCACACTTCATAAGAGGAGAGGACGTTTTATCGATGTTAGAAATGAACAAGAAGTGGATACTAGTTATAATTATAGGAATAGTAACTATGGTGTTAATCATTGGAGGGAAAAAGTATATGGATAAAAAATCCGCAGAAAAAGAATATCAAGATGGTGTGGAATTAATTCAAAATTACGTAACAGATTACCTAGTCCACAACTATGAAGGTATTGAAAAAATTGAATGGCAAGGTGTCGGTGTAGAATGGCGTAATTCCAAAACTAGGGGATCTTCTTTGTTTGGAAATTATATAAATAGTTATGTAAAAGTATATATATCTAGAAAACAGTATTGTCAAGTAGGATTTACACTATCTGACGAAACTAACTATGATAATAATTTGAAGAAGTATGTCTTATTAAATTCATTGAATCCTGAAAATATAGATTCGCTTCTTGAAATGGAGATAAGAAATACCACTAGACATTTAAATGCAGAAGACAAACTTCATTTTAAAAAAATTGAAAAATCGAGTAAAGGCAGTCCAAATGCCAAAATTGTTTATAATTTAGATATCCATGAACTAAAATATTAGGAGGAATGAACCTATGAGTATCGAAATAACAAGTGAAGTTTTAGCTGCTACTATTGATAAAACTAAAGATTTTGTTCAAAATAAAAATAGTGGTGATGAATTCAAATTAAACATAGGAAATGAAAAACAAAATTATTACATCGTAAACAAAGCAGCAAGTGATACTAACAATCAACTAAACGCTATGGCTATCGCCCCTATTATGGAAAATGGCAAGCCTGACTATAATAATGTGGGGGTAGTATTCGCAGGAACCAATATGCCACAAGAAAAAGGCGCAAGTGGATTTGGAACGGCCATCGATTCGGGTTTTGGCGGTCTTTCTGGTGAATACAAATTAGCAGAAGATTTCTTAAAGGAGACACAAAAAAAAGTCGCAAAGCAAAATGGGAACATTACCGATGTCGCAGGCTTTAGTCAATCAGGTGGCTATATGATGAAAATGGCTGCGGAGCATGGACGAGTGAGTGGTTTTAAAACAACTAGTTTTGATGACTGGGGCAAACAACAATTTGATACATTGACAAAAAAAGAACAAGAGTGGCTAAAAGAAAATCCAGCATTTCTATTACGTTATCAAAATGATTCATGGGCTGATTTGCCAGCGCGTGATCATGAATATGGGAATATCCTAACAATTATAGGAATCGGTGATCATAATACTCTTTCAAAATACTTTGATGGGGATTCATTAAATTTGGACCGTTTAGCAAAAGATGGTATTTTTGCCCCTCATATGACAAAAAAACAAGTAGAAGAAGCAGCGAAAAATTGGGCGAAGACACATGGCGATTGGAATCCATTTACAAATGATAATGATGAAGCTATTAATCGAGTAAAAGAATATTTAAAAATGTATGGAGCCTATGCTACAGAGGATTTCAGTATTAAAATGACCACATTAAGTAAGTTGAAATTAGCGTTAACTGCAAGTGGCGGAGGGCTTTCTTCTTCTGAAAAGATTTATTTAGACAGCCAAGAAGCATTGTTTTTTGTTGAGAAAGCAACTTCAAACTTTAAAATTGCAACAGAACAAATTGTCAAAATTTATCAAAACGCTATGAAAGAAGCACAGGAATTATGGCGAGCAACACTATCTGAAGCAAGGAATAAAGGTTCTTTACTGGAAGAATGGGAAATACAGGAGACTTTAGATAGGATAGGGTGCACAGATAAGAAAATTGTGACAGATTCATGTGAAATCTATCAAAGAAAATTAGATAAAATCAAACAAATAGAAAAGAAATTCATTGAATTAGTCACTAAAATTAAAGAGAAAATTGCTGAAATTATTCAAAGAGACAGTGAATTAGCCCAACAACTTAAAGGAGTTAATTGATATGGAATTAGAAGAAGAATTCGCTTCGGAATATAAAAATAATAGACGGCAGTTAGAGGAAGAAGAAGAATTTATTAAAACATTCAAACGAAAGGGTGATCAAGCTCTCGAACAGGCTTATCATGAACTAAGTATCCAAGCTAGAAACAATGACTTAGATGCCCAGACAATAGCCTTTATCCGTCAAGAAATCTTCAAAGCACAAGAAGATTACGAAGAAATAATAGGTCAAGAGAGAAAAAATGTAATCCAAAGATTAGATAATAATGAACTGGAATACCGACAAAAGCTAAGACAAAATAACTAAGACAGGAGGTCCCCTCTGTGACAGAAATAGTAGAAAAAGCGTTCGAGGAATTACAAAAAAAATTACAAAAAATCACTATTATGGGTATTGCGATTAATAAAATAGGTATTAGCTCAAAAAATCAAAAACAGGTAGAAAAAATAGGAGAAACGGAATTGGAAAACATAAAAGCCACTTTGAGTAGTTCCTCGAAAAGTTTGGAGCATGCTATAAAAGGACATTTTGGAAAAAAACTAACAGAAGTACTCGACAAACAAAAACAAACATTAGATGATTTTTAAAAAATTTTTGATTAAAAAACAGTGCCAGTTCATTCCTACTTAATTTTTAATGCTAATTTCATAAGACATAGGCATTCTTGAAATAGAAACTCCAACTAATATTGAACTAGATAAAGAAACTTTTTTAGTTCTTACAGAGTACAAACAGGGGAGAGTAATTTAGAATGATGTAAAGAACTTCTAAGATGAAGTTCTTTTTTTATTATTTATGAATTCAAACATAATATTCTCAAAAAAAATGTGTTCTTTAGCTAATTTGATAGTTAGTAACTAGGTGTAACTTTTAATAGAAGGTCTAAAAAATAATTTTAAAACTAGTAAAAAAGTCATTTTCCGCTATCGTTTTAGTTGTAAATTCACTTATTAAGTGTAAAATAAAGGTAGTTGTAGCAATCATTTAACTTTTTATTCTAAGGAGGAACCAATGATGAATCAAGCACTTGTTAGAATTGTTTTAATGGCTATTAAGGAAAAATATGTAAGTGAAAAGGCATTTTATAAAGATCAATTAGGAATCACCCCTCAAAGTTGGGATCGCTGGAAAAAAGGCGAGCAAGGACTGAAAAGTGAAAATATGCAGAAAATCGCTCGATTGTTTACGGAATACGAATGGATGCTTGTTCAAAAAGTCTGCCGAAATGCGACAATTTTACCAGAAGTCGAAGCCAATCCAGTCACTGAATTTCAATCAATCAAATTTCATGTTGCAAAAAAATGGGTAGATACTGGAGTAGCAACGCTTAAATTCAAACAATCCAATCAAAAGACAAATCAATCATCTCAATTAAAACCAGCCGTAACAACACTAAGCATTGAAATGAATTATGATTTTTGGAGCTATAAAGATCGAATTGAGTTGCGTTTGCCAGGTGTGATTCAGCAGCAGATCGAAACAGAAAAACAAGATTTACTAGAATGGTTTAATGAAAATATTGAAGAAGAGTTTAAAATAATTGAATAACATTTGTAAAAAAGGGATTTGTGAATAATAACAAATCTCTTTTTCATTTAAATAATGAAAGGAAGTCATTTGCTTATTAAAAAATTAACTTTTTAATGGTATGATAGCTCTAGATGTTTAATAGTAAAAATTATTTTATTTAAAAGTGGAGATATTCTGATAAGTTTTACTTTAGCAAATGGATTTAAAATAACAACCTTAATAAATATTGTTGAAAGTCCGATGGATCTTTTTTTTGACAAAGTTTCTAATAATATGGTAGTTTTAAAACAGTCGTATTTATTAAACCAATCCGCCTACAGAATAGCTCCTATTAAAATAGTTATTGAAAAAATATCTCGAACTGTTTATTGCTCTGCTTGTTTATGAACAACATACATAAATAACTTGCGCATAAAATTTGAATAAGAGAATTGGAGTTTTAAGTTATGTACAAAAAAGTATCAATCGCGTTATTAAGTTTAACAATTCTAAGTGGATGTCACTTATCTGGAACAACTTCAGAAACTACTAAAGACACTTCCCATTCAAAAGAAATCGCCAAAGACACAGCAACAAAAACAAAGAAACAAGAAGCTCCTTTACCTAATGTTTCTTCAAATGATTGGAATTTAATTTTAGTCAACAACGACCACCCGATGGAAGCGATTGAAACACCGTTGAAGGTATTACCAAACGGGTTACAAATTGATGAACGCATGGAAACGGATTACAATGCTTGGATGAACGCAGCCAAAGAAGCTGGTTTTAATATGGTATTAGTTTCTAGCTATCGTTCATATGATTTACAAAAACAAGTATACAATCAATCCATTTCAGACAATCAAAGTCAAGGAATGAGTTACGAGGATGCTGTTGCTGAAACAAAAAAATATGTTGCTTTTCCTGGCTCAAGCGAACACCAAACGGCTTTAGCAATTGATATTGTTGACGATGAATGGTTGGCAACAGGAAAAGGATTGATTCCTGAATACGATCAAACAGCCTCTCAAAAATGGCTTGTTCAAACAATGAAAGAGTATGGCTTTATTTTAAGATTTCCTAAACACAAAGAAGATCTTACTAAAATCAGTTATGAATCTTGGCATTTTAGATATGTTGGAAAAGAAAATGCTGCCTACATTATAGATCATGATTTATCGTTAGAAGAATATATTACCAAACTGCAAGCTGCAGGAAAATAATACATTCGAATGAAACTTAATAGAAAGGAGAGAGTTTGTTGGTAAAAAAGAAAAACAAATTTGCATTCTTTGGAAAGAAACGCACGATTTTCCCAAGTTATATCGTAGCCATCTTATTTATTGTGACCCTTATTTTTTTCGGCACTCTTTCTCTTCTTTCTAAGGTTTCGCCAAAAGAAGAAGCGACTGTTGAAATGAGCCAAGAAGAACAGTTTATTCAAAAAATCGCTAGTCATGCACAAGTTCTCTACCAACAATATCAAGTATTGCCTAGTATCAGTATTTCCCAGGCAATATTAGAGTCGGATTGGGGAACAAGTGAATTGTCAACGTTGAACAATAATTTCTACGGAATCAAAGGAACAGATGAACGCAATACGGTTCTAATGACTACAAAAGAATTTGAAAATGGACAATGGATTGAAATCAACGCACGTTTTAGAAAGTATGAAGACTGGAAAGAGTCCATGGAAGATCACGCAAAACTCTTTGTTAATGGAACAACTTGGAATGCAGATCAATATGCGACTGTTAGAGCTGCTAAAAATTATCAAGAAGCAGCCCATGCTTTGCAAGCCTCCGGATACGCAACAGATCCAGACTACCCAGCTAAATTAATCGAATTGATTCAACAGTACAAGCTTGATCAGTATGACCAAAAAGAACTTTAAAAATTTATTTTTTAGAGTTCTTTTTTTTGTTTTTCAATAGCTTCTTTTCTGTAAAACAAGTAAAATAGAATTACAAAGGAGTGATACAATGCAAACTAAACAAGAACAAAACATTCCAACGATTACAACGGATTTACGAAAAGATATTATTACTGTTCCAAAGTCTATTAGTCAAGCTAGTGGTATTCGTATTTTTGGAAAATTGATTCGATCTATTATTTTTACAACAGATATCGCCATTATTTGCAACAATGATGCAGATGCAGTAATTGCTGTGTATCCTTTTACGCCTCATCCAGCAATTATTCAAAGTATTACTTTAGCAGCGAATATTCCTGTATTTTCAGGTGTTGGCGGTGGACTTACTCATGGAAAAAGATCGGCGAATATCAGTTTGTTTGCTGAAGCCCAAGGATCATTAGGAGTCGTAGTGAACGCGCCAACGCCTACAAGTACGATTAAAGAAATCAGCGACAATATCGATATTCCCATTATTGGAACCATCGTTTCAGAATTTACAGATATTAAAGAAAAAATTACTGCCGGTATCAGTATTTTAAATGTGAGTGGGGGTACCCAGACGGCTAAAATGGTAAAAAAAATCCGAGAAGACTTTCCTGATATCGCTATTATTGCTACAGGTGGACCAACGGAGGCCTCCATTCTTGAAACAATAGAAGCAGGAGCCAATGCCATCACTTATACACCACCATCAAATGGCGTTTTATTTAGTAAAAAAATGGAGAAATATCGTGATCAAGAAGAAGCTCATTATCAAGAATAGATAAAGAAGGAGGAAGGGAAAATGATTATTACAACAACCAATTCAGTTGAAAATCAAACAATTAAAAGCTACGAAGGCATCGTATTTGGTGAAGTGATTTCAGGTATCAATATGCTAAAAGATATGGGGGCAGGCCTTCGCAATATTTTTGGCGGACGCTCACAAGGATATGAGAACGAATTGCTAAATGCTCGTACTGAAGCGTTGAAAGAAATGGAAGAACGAGCTAAAACAATGGGATCCGATGCTGTTATTGGAGTGAAGATGGATTACGAAGTATTAGGTGCTGATAACGGAATGTTGATGGTAACTTGTAGTGGTACAGCAGTTAAATCAAATTAAACATATGAAAAATTAGAGGAAAAAGTACAAATCCAACTCTAATTTTTTTATTTCTTAACAAATTATTTACTATCAATCCCTATTTTATTGACTTATAATAAAATAGAGAATGTTTAAATTGAAAGGAAGTTGATGGTTGTGGGAGAGTTTCGTAGTCAAGAAAAAAAGCCAACTAAACTAGGATTGATTATTGGTGCAGTGGTTTTAGTTGTTGCTATCATTGGAGGAACAAGTTATTATTTTTGGAGTAATAGTCACAAAGATGAAAAGGCGGCGAATGATGCAGCGAAGCAATTTACGACTGCTTTAAAAAAGCAAAATTTTAAAAAGGTAAGTCAATTAGCATCTCCTCAGTCTCTAAAAACAGTCAATTATACAAAAACCAGTTTAACTGATAAATACACAACGATTTTTGATGGCATTGGAGCCAGCACTATTGAAATCAACGATTTAAAAGTTGAACCTGTTAAAAAAAATGAAGAATATAAAATGAGTTACACAATGAAAGTTACAACTAGTTTAGGTGAGTTGAAACCAGAAAAACACGAGGCTAAGCTGACGAAAGCAGGAGATGCTTATCTAGTAGATTGGGATGCCCATTTGATTTTTTCTAAAATGGAAGCAACGGATAAAATCAGTGTGACCACCACAACAGCGACTCGTGGAGAAATTCTTGATAAAAATGGAGAACCCTTAGCCAATCTTAAAAAAATTCCAGAAGCGGGTATCGTCCCCAATGATTTAGGGGAAGGCGATGCGAAAACCGAAGCAATTAAAAACATCAGTGAAAAACTGAGTGTGCCAGTTGAAACGATTGAAAAAAAATTAAATGCAGGTTGGGTAAAACCTGAATTATTAGTTCCAATCAAAACGATGAAAGCAGGGGATACACCGGTTATTCCAGGTGTTCAATATACCTTAAAAGAAATGCGCAATTACCCTCTTAATGAAGCTGCTGCGCATTTAATTGGTTATGTCGGGGAAGTTTCAGCAGAAGACATTGAAAAAAATAAAGCCTTAAATGCTGGAGATATTATTGGGAAGTCGGGATTAGAAGCAGCTAAAGATAAAGAATTACGTGGTAAAAATGGCGGGCGCATTGTTATCAACGACAAAGACCAAAATTTAAAAGCAGTTCTTCAAGAAGTGGATAAAGTCGAAGGTCAGACGATCAGCTTGACAATCGATAGTAAGATTCAAAAGCAAGCTTATGACCAAATTCAAGGTCAAAAGGGGTCAGCAGTAATGATGAATCCAACTGATGGTTCTTTAATGGCTTTAGTAAGCAGTCCATCTTATGATGCTAATTTAATGACAAGTGGCATTTCATCAGCAGAGTACGACCAATATGCAAATGACAAAAATTTACCATTCTTAGCTAGATACGCTAGTAATTATGCGCCAGGTTCGACGTTCAAAACAATTACTGCAGGAATTGGGTTAGATGCAGGAATCACTACACCAGATAAAACCCATGATATTAGCGGATTAAAATGGCAAAAAGACTCCTCTTGGGGGGATTATTTTGTCACCCGAGTAAGCGACGTGCCAACCGTTAACATGACACAAGCTCTTGTTTATTCTGATAATATTTATTTTGCCAAAGAAGGTTTAGAAATGGGCAAAGAAACCTTTGAAAAAGGATTAAACAAATTTATTTTTGGTGAAACGTTAGACTTGCCAATTGCGATGGATCCAGCACAAGTAGCCAATAAAAAAGGCCTTAATAGCGATATCTTATTGGCAGATACAGCTTACGGACAAGGTCAATTGCTAATGAGTCCGATTCAACAAGCTGTGTCCTACACGCCTTTTGCAGACAACGGTCAAATCATGTATCCAAAATTACAATCCGATCAAAAAACAGTTGAATCAAAACAAGCGATCACGGATAAATCTGCTACAATTGTAAAAGATGCGTTGATTGAAACAGTGAATTCACCGCAAGGAACCGCTCATACCTTAGCAATTCCAGGGCATCAAATTGCCGCTAAAACCGGAACCGCTGAATTAAAAGAAAAGCAAGACACTAAAGGAGACGAAAATGCGTTCTTACTAGCCTTTGACGCTGACAATAACAATTATTTATTAGTAGCGATGCTAGAAGGCGGAACGAGTCGAGATGTTATTTCAAGAATGCGTCCTGTTCTTGAAGGTATGTATTAAAAAATAACAAAAGCAGTTATCTTTTCTAAGGTAGCTGCTTTTCTATCTATGAAAAAGGAGAAATAGATGATAAAAGTTGAATTGATTCAAAATCCAATCAAGCAAGAAGCGATGGCGAAATACATGAAAAATCAGTTTCCATTTGCAGGAATAAGCGCACCC carries:
- a CDS encoding AI-2E family transporter, translating into MTTWEKFRQNASLRRFVVFLVICLVLYLIKEVLSLILLTFIFTYLVMRLVKSIQKRVKISPKIIVVVTYLLIVSLFYFAVTHYVPKLISQTGQMIESVYHFYEKPHNNSVILDWIGRNLDSAEIKDQVKSGIALIFSYITSIGSMSLTFVLSFILSFFFSVEEERVASFSKLFFKSKIGWFAKDVAYLGGKFIDTFGVVIEAQFLIAIVNTVITMIGLYILGFPQLLTLAIMVFILSLIPVAGAFISCIPLSLIAYTVGGFQDVLYVLGMICIVHMLESYVLNPKLMSSKTELPIFYTFIILMFSERFFGVWGLIVGIPIFIFLLDLLDVKTIRRKLTKKESF
- a CDS encoding M15 family metallopeptidase; its protein translation is MYKKVSIALLSLTILSGCHLSGTTSETTKDTSHSKEIAKDTATKTKKQEAPLPNVSSNDWNLILVNNDHPMEAIETPLKVLPNGLQIDERMETDYNAWMNAAKEAGFNMVLVSSYRSYDLQKQVYNQSISDNQSQGMSYEDAVAETKKYVAFPGSSEHQTALAIDIVDDEWLATGKGLIPEYDQTASQKWLVQTMKEYGFILRFPKHKEDLTKISYESWHFRYVGKENAAYIIDHDLSLEEYITKLQAAGK
- a CDS encoding penicillin-binding transpeptidase domain-containing protein, which encodes MGEFRSQEKKPTKLGLIIGAVVLVVAIIGGTSYYFWSNSHKDEKAANDAAKQFTTALKKQNFKKVSQLASPQSLKTVNYTKTSLTDKYTTIFDGIGASTIEINDLKVEPVKKNEEYKMSYTMKVTTSLGELKPEKHEAKLTKAGDAYLVDWDAHLIFSKMEATDKISVTTTTATRGEILDKNGEPLANLKKIPEAGIVPNDLGEGDAKTEAIKNISEKLSVPVETIEKKLNAGWVKPELLVPIKTMKAGDTPVIPGVQYTLKEMRNYPLNEAAAHLIGYVGEVSAEDIEKNKALNAGDIIGKSGLEAAKDKELRGKNGGRIVINDKDQNLKAVLQEVDKVEGQTISLTIDSKIQKQAYDQIQGQKGSAVMMNPTDGSLMALVSSPSYDANLMTSGISSAEYDQYANDKNLPFLARYASNYAPGSTFKTITAGIGLDAGITTPDKTHDISGLKWQKDSSWGDYFVTRVSDVPTVNMTQALVYSDNIYFAKEGLEMGKETFEKGLNKFIFGETLDLPIAMDPAQVANKKGLNSDILLADTAYGQGQLLMSPIQQAVSYTPFADNGQIMYPKLQSDQKTVESKQAITDKSATIVKDALIETVNSPQGTAHTLAIPGHQIAAKTGTAELKEKQDTKGDENAFLLAFDADNNNYLLVAMLEGGTSRDVISRMRPVLEGMY
- a CDS encoding putative heavy metal-binding protein; its protein translation is MIITTTNSVENQTIKSYEGIVFGEVISGINMLKDMGAGLRNIFGGRSQGYENELLNARTEALKEMEERAKTMGSDAVIGVKMDYEVLGADNGMLMVTCSGTAVKSN
- a CDS encoding CBS domain-containing protein, whose product is MDVHTYMSKEVITISQDTKILEALDVMKAHKIHRLPVVEKGQLIGLVTEGVIQQNSPSTATSLSIHELNYLLTKTTVKEIMLTDVQTISPNALLEEAAVRMRENQISVLPVVENQNQVVGIITEKDIFDAFIDLLGYYNQGCRVVVDIPEDHTGILENITHLFATEKMSIDQIAVYRKTGLTQVVIQVASTDDAKIKEMLTQQHYHVSSCLLKNGK
- a CDS encoding Gfo/Idh/MocA family protein, with protein sequence MKTVNWAILGLGDIASSFATSFKAPNATLYAAGSRSLEKAKAFTEKHQIENAYGNYDELLNDQAIDIVYIATPHSHHYDLIMKSLQAGKHVLCEKAITMNGTQLKAAMDLAAEKHLILSEAMTIYHMPLYHKLKELIDGGTIGKLKMLQVSFGSLKETDPTNRFYNKALAGGALLDIGTYALSFTRFFLNSQPHEILTTMNLFETGVDEQSGIILKNKDNEMAVVSLTFRAKMPKRGIIACEDGYITVDDYPRATSATLTRPDGKTELIEAGNSGEALNYEATALTDWILANKKDPFLPLSYDVLTIMDTVRERWGLHYDFE
- a CDS encoding hydrolase; the encoded protein is MQTKQEQNIPTITTDLRKDIITVPKSISQASGIRIFGKLIRSIIFTTDIAIICNNDADAVIAVYPFTPHPAIIQSITLAANIPVFSGVGGGLTHGKRSANISLFAEAQGSLGVVVNAPTPTSTIKEISDNIDIPIIGTIVSEFTDIKEKITAGISILNVSGGTQTAKMVKKIREDFPDIAIIATGGPTEASILETIEAGANAITYTPPSNGVLFSKKMEKYRDQEEAHYQE
- a CDS encoding glycoside hydrolase family 73 protein: MVKKKNKFAFFGKKRTIFPSYIVAILFIVTLIFFGTLSLLSKVSPKEEATVEMSQEEQFIQKIASHAQVLYQQYQVLPSISISQAILESDWGTSELSTLNNNFYGIKGTDERNTVLMTTKEFENGQWIEINARFRKYEDWKESMEDHAKLFVNGTTWNADQYATVRAAKNYQEAAHALQASGYATDPDYPAKLIELIQQYKLDQYDQKEL